A window of Plasmodium malariae genome assembly, chromosome: 12 genomic DNA:
tttttagtggAAAAACTTGAACACAGAGGAAAAGTGTGATTACATTCTTCGCATTTTGCATTCATCCCTAAACAGTTAGAAGAAGACCCCacttatttattcattacaTATTTTCTGAAGTCTGTAAAGGTGTTACACATATGTtaatgcatatgtatatgtattgtaTAAATAAGACATGCATACGTGTTtcattatgtatacatgGTTTAGCGTTACGTGtgtgtatattatatttgtttaaacgATTGCAATCcatatgtaatttttgaaattgtACATTCTATAGAATTTTCATGTTGtgtttttttctcctttttaattttttccatttcttccATCTCCTTTGCTAAACCTCCCTCAAAAAAGGCTTCAACGCAcctgcattttttttttttttttttttttttttttatattatacatttcaaaatgaaaaaaagagttTAAGTATATGACCATGcttatgtatgtgtacaaAACGAAAATTGtacatttgttcattttattacCTTCTTTCCTCCATTTTGATTGGTTTGTAATCAAGAAAAGTTAACCTATTCAACGTATACACGAATAATTTTCtgtaatttttgtatttcacCAACTAAAAGAAAAGCagtgaatataaaaaaataaaaatatgcatatgatttgctataaatttaaatacgtaaaaaaatGGGGAAGTTGTAAagtagaaaaataataaaataagaaaatagaaaatggtaggagaaaaataaaaatatatcaatttttttttccccacATAAGgtaagaattttattttacagtTATGCATTTGTATGATGTAAAATCGTTTGGCTAGATTTACATAAATTGgtgtatttttatgaatatatatatatatatatgtgtaagcGTGAATACATATTAGCCATTTAtacgtatgtgtgtatggGATTATACGTAAATACATGCTTATGTATGTGTAACAGTTTCTCTTGTGTGTATTACTATGGGGTTGTTcatcaaatataaaatagacAGATTTTCCAAATGAGTCAAGTTATCCAGAATATCGTCATTTATTTGATTGTTgctaatatttaaaattgatATCTTTTTGTTCTCTCGTAAGTGTACAATATTTGAAGAGCCTTTACTTCCCAAACAATTGTTACTCAAATTTAAATCTTCTAAATTCTTTAAATTATCTGTAAATGGGAGagaggaataaaaaaagaagatatgcATTGGGAAAATGAAATACGATATTTCGCTCACCCAAAgatattatgaacaaaaaaaatatgaaaataaaataaaaatagaataaaataaaataaaaataaaataaaaataaaataaaaataaaataaaaatagaataaaataaaataaaaataaaatagaataaaataaaataaaataaaaataaaataaaaatagaataaaataaaataaaaataaaataaaaataaaataaaaataaaataaaattaaataaagagTCGAGTAATAGGTTACCCAAATTTTCTATCTCACAAATATTGTTGTCTTCCAAATTCAATATTCTTAGCTTTTTCAAGGAGtgtaaattttcaattttggAAATTCGGTTACAGTTAAGGTatcttcataaaaaaatattgtaaaataaaaaaaacaaacaaataaataaatatgtcaACAAATAGctaaataaacaaacatatctacaaataaatgaattcaGAATTTCGCGAAAAGTGGTGCACCAATATATGACTACATAAAAATGGACACTTCACTGTAATTTGAAATGGGTAAGGTTCATCTCGCATTATGTAgcttcattttatattacaaacATACATGTTCATACgtattaatatgtattcatatatgtatgagtGCATGCGACTAAACACTAACAGAGCAATCAGATTAACGCAACAGTCGAGGCCACAAATGCTTTCCAGTGCTAAAAATAcggtacatatatttaaatgtgtTTTTAAGACATTTAAGCCGCTTTGCtggtttattatttttatatttattttatatactctatggaatttataattgtttttattttattttgttaatattatttttttttttatggtaaaACCATTATTATTCAGATATAAGGTTTTTAAATTCTGCAAATTCTGCAAACTTTCGATTTTTCTATAGAATTTATTGTTTAAATAAAGCACATCATTCAACTCTATAACAGAATAGTAAGCTTCATTTCTTTCAAcgatttttttaatttcttggTTGCTTAAAACGCAGTCCATTATTAGATTAATTAAAGTTGTACAGGCAAATATACGTATTTTCGATTACACATACATGCCcatgtgtatatgcatgtgCATGTCTGTGTGTATGCTTACATGTATGTCTACATGAGTGTACGTTTGCGTATGTAGGTATAGATATGCGGatgcatgtatatacgtgCAAATTTAAGGTATATAGAGAgaacactttttttttttttttaatttcggTATAACCttttaaacatttaatatttttgaaacaaaattaatctatataaagatttttaaaataagggATGTTTATgtttcttaaaaattaatattaataataatacataaataaatatgcattatTAAAGATAAGGTATCCATATGTGTGTTGACATAcatgtgcacatatacatacattcacatatatacatacatacatacatacatacatacatacatacatacatacatacatacatacatacatacatacatacatacatacatacatacatacatacatacatacatacatacatacatacatacatacatacatacatacatacatacatacatacatacatacatacatacatacatacatacatacatacatacatacatacatatatatatataaatgagtGTGCACGTGTGCGTATGTGTGTGggcatataataatatacacacgtacatgtatatatatatatgaaatccGAATATTCGGTAAAGTTCAAAgcgttaaaattaaaaaaaattatttatattttaaaattattaaaaacaatcataataataaaaataaagataggttaaattaattttcttcatttttgcaAATACGATTTTTACGCGTTTTTAAGTGCattataatagaaaatagtGGTGGagtcattttattatacaaattttaaaaaaaatcaatttaaaaaaaaaaaaaaaaaggcaaaataAAGGGAAAACGAGAGTTGGGTAAAAGAaagaggagaaaaaaaaaagaaaaaaaaagttatttacttaatttaaaacatacGAACTGCTAACTTTCCAAATGTTCTCTTCATTCTTTTTCCTGTAAATGGGGTACCGAAAAAACGatgttatgtatatgtagAAGTGTTTTCACATTtgtacgtacgtatatatatgcacatatatatgtatatatatacacataactACGCGTGCCcattcatatacatacataatatatatacaagtatacatataatgtgTACATGTTCCTAAGCAATAACATGacgtataaaaaaatttatagtaCCTTTTTGTAATGCTATTCATGAGacacattttgtttttttcaatcCTCTGAATTATTTCAAATGTGGTGATACCCTGTATAAGCAACGAAATGATCGTAAAATTGAGTCAACTTGAAGATACGTTAGCGTAAAAATATGtcaatgtaaaaaaaatataagttcCTTTTGCCCTTTTTTTGGGGggcttaatatatatatatatatatatatatatatatatataatatgcatCGTTGTAGTTGACACAAAGGACGATCTTCCACCATCCTCCCTCGGTTCTCCTTTGCTGATGTTCTTACCGATTCGGAAGAAAGTTCCCTAAATATGTTTAGCTTCTTCGGAATGGTATAAGGGTCTATTTCATTATGTGAGTAAACATAGTCTACAATTGTTCCTCTTACTACAACATCAATATGAAAACGTTTAATAAAACTTTCTGTAATAACCCAAGGGGCTCCGATAACTACATCATCTACTACCTTCATAGCTAAAACATTTAACGTTCTTTCTAGTAATGAAACAACAGggaaatattttcctttcatTGTTCTAACGACATCATCAGAATGCATACCTACTAATAAATAATCTCCTAACTTTTTGGCATtctctaatatttttaaatgaccTATATGGAATATATCAAATGACCCATCAACATATACTACTCtgtgcttcttttttttatcatgaTTTTCCATAAATTGATATAACTGGGATGCTGTCAcataacatttatttttatttaaagaattCTTTACATTGGATATATGATCATTTAACTTTGTTACATTATCTGTTCCAACTATTTCAGTATTTTTGAACTGCTCTTCCAATTCTTTGGGATtgattttacattttttaaaattaattttttcgcCTGACCCATTCACACAGTTCGTACtataagtatttatattGATATTACTATTAATGTTATTACATTCACTATCTGCTTCATCCTggttgtatatataattattatcatctCCACAActattcaaattattatttgtaccCTTGTTACAGCTCATTGCTGTTGAtgtatttttactattatcattatttgcAGTAAACGTACtactactgttattattattaccgcTATTTACCGCTTGCAGTAAATGGTTAATTATCGTTGTGCTAGATATACCATAACTtctttcaaatatttttaatttattatttttccttacTTCTTCATAACAACATTTTCCATTACGATCATAAGCAACATCACTACCATGAGCTGCATAATcgcaattatatttttctaatagcTCCATACTTACAGTATATTTTGTTCCTACGATAACTTCATCTACCCACTTACAACCAGCTATTAATGCTCCTCTTTCTTCTTGTGTATATATTGGCATAACCCCTTTAGAATTCAAAGCGTCTTCATCCGAATTTATCCCAACTACTACAATATCACCTAACTTTTTTGCTTGTCTCATAGCATTAAAATGACCAGAATGGGATAAATCAAATATACCATCCACATATATTCGTGTggatttattatttttctctagTGTTGATGTACTACAATTTAAATCGTATTCATTAATTTCTTCAGAATTATTTGATGGGGAACTGTTAATGTCTTTTATATCACCATAAATGGGATCACTGTTGCATTCGAGGTAGCCTTTACTACCACTATTGGTATtattactgctattattattattattaccattattattattactattattattattactattattattattactgctattattattattattactattattattattactattattattactgctattattattattactattattattattactattattattattactattattattattactattattattattagaaatattattactattactattactgttactgttactattattattaatcatATTATGCAGTTTActcatattattatcattactatCGCTAACAATATTCCTGTTTATCTGATCATCTttacacatattttttagttcatttaaaaatatcctACATATTTCGTCCTCATCATCTACATTAAATTGCTCACATACCTTTCCTACATAGTCCAGtttattatttctctttatactttttaacaaacccaaaatttttttcaaatttccATGATTATAAATTGTATTAACTAAAAATTCGTTCCTCATCATTAATCCactttcctttttcatttttattctattcctatttattcttatactATTTATTCCTATactatttattcttatactATTTATTCCTATACTGTTTATTCCTATACTATTTATTCCTATactatttattcttatactATTTATTCCTATACTATTTATTCCTATgctatttattcttttactctttattcttttactTTCTATTCCTTTactccttatttttttactctttattccttcttcttattattttttttttaacgttTGCAAATGTAACTGCAtgtatatagaaaatatacaCAGCTGTTACTTCGTAACTTACAAATTTGTCAAAATATTGGTagtatacaaaaaaaaaaaaaaaagaaaacaaaaaataaagcaaaatgaggtaaaataaagcaaactGTAAAATATAGCAGCATgtgataaaataaagtaacgAATACGATAAGacgtatataaaaattattaatctTTAATaacagttatattttttgctcTACTTCTTCATAagtcatataaaaaaaatgttaacaaTTCAAACATATGCATGATtgtttatacatgtatatattgacGTATACAAAGGTGTGTACTGTTATACGCATGAAAGCGATACTAGTACgtgttatataaatatctaCAATGTTTGCAAATGTAAAATGTactaaaatacaaatatatgtataaatatatgtatatatatatatatatatatatatatatatatatatacatacacgtacGTACTGTCAAACACAATTTTAGGGCAGTTACTTTTTacatcttttatatatatatatatatgtattcatttaactatattaaaaatgccaaaaactaaaaaaaaatgacgcAGCAAATTATGTGATACAAAAATACAGGggaaaatacaataaaaaaaaaaaaaaaaattggacgaaaaaaagaaataaaactTACACAAAAAGAcgatacatacatatttatatgcacataattatatgaatatatttttattttcatatttatatatacatatttatatacatatttttatatatacgtttatatatacatatttttatatatacatttatatatacttattcatatacatatttttatatatacgtttatatatacatatttttatatatacatttatatatacatattcatataaacgcatttttatatgcatatttataaatacatatttaaatgcacatatttatatttgcatatatataagtacaagtattatataaaaaaattacatataaaatgtatttgcATAAAACAAATGGACTGCTATATTTtgatgtattatatattcataattgtAAAATCAAATAACTCagtatgttttatattctattagtataatttattaatatgtatacgtttatatatatatatatatatataatatacacatTATATATCGCTAAAAATTGTGTAactaattttgtttttctttctgTAGCGAAAAtgtaacatatatacgtatacattacattatgcatattttcaaatttatatttattgttatataataatgtatatatattgtaatattatacataaataataatattttttttttttttttaactagaaatcatttttcattacatttatattataatatttaaaaagtaaattatttaattatccTCAAACACATAACTCTCATCATGATGGGTTTGTGTACAAGAAAACACactcacatatatacatatcaaaaagaaaaaagttaaaCCATTTCCTAGAGTTCAATTTGagttttaaaaagaattttattatgtaacgattttcattaattgttaatcattttatttgtatatgtaacaaacaaatttttaattctaaaaatgttatgacatacatgtgtatataataaataaagaaaacttatatttatatataaagtatgtgtattatatgcataaaaagctttatacattattaagTCATTAACGTTAAATGGTGtacatgataaaaaatataaaaattatatacagaggtgaaatatatatatcacacTATGCCAGtacatgtaatatatgtaacatatatatattattttttgctaaatgtatataagttgatatttttttttttttatagcattgtatataatttattaagatGTAATATTGTaatcaaaattatttctcatatcaaaaaaagaaatataaaaataaaaaaggagaaaaaatgacatcttatattttttataattttttaaaatttcacattgcactattattatactcctttctttttataatgaacaaaatagaaTGGTAATAAATCTATcggtaatatttatatattatatatcatcaaaaactattatttttctatttctttttattactattttatacGTGCATATAAAGCGGAAAAACGTTcgttaaattattataatattacataaatatatacaaacattgtaatatatatataataaacgtaatgtatataataatgtatatattatatatgcattatatattatatataaaaaatatatacttttttagcAAGTAgtttaacattttttcaaatacaGTATaagcattatatatatatgtatatatatattttttttttttatgcgtAAAATATGGTGAAAATCAGTAATATTAAAGAGTTTATGATATGCTTAATAtactataattaaatttactaGGAGCTATTATTATAAGGAAGTTAATAGCTAAAAATTTCAGATACGAagttcaaatatatatatatatatatatatatatgtaataataatatatatgtaataataatatatatgtaatagtaatatatatgtaataataatatatatgtaatagtaatatatatgtaattataaaacTGCTTTTTTAGCccgtttttataaattattaatttgctACATCACTGGTAGCTATGAAAGGGAAAAGCTATATACGAATAATTAGGTTTTTACTAGAAAAGGacgaaataatataatataaaattaaaaataatagttaaTGCACTGGCtttatagttttattttttcgtagtacctcatatataatattattatgtgcatataaatacattatcTTACATATTTTGATGTATGATTTTATGTAGAAAGGTATACTCTTATTTTAATCCGTCTTATTGTAATTAcgtatgtaatatatatattataaagttatatataaatttattaaatacataaaaatataaaaatatatttataatatatatattagatatatataataatgacaTTGTCataatttactatttttttttaattttttgtaataaattaaaattaaaaaacagcGATTTTAAATGACATAATAACatagttaataaaaaattattttctcaTTTATATTGAACATAAAAGATTATATAtagacaaatatatatatgtgcatgtattgtataaataaagcttaaatttaaattataatgaagaatttagttgaatttttatataatgctTATTTAATGATAAGTCGTACCGTGAAGTGTCAAGTGGAAATTGttgaaatgataaaattatatcaaaataaactgattaattttaatccgtcttcgtattttttatttttgcaaatCTATAATAAGtatgtttataaattttgcaaaaaaatgCTGATATATAAACCAGTCgacatattatttaatgaaaaaatattaatactaAACATGTAATTGCTGTACATGTAATTTTGTAAGCACAATATATCGAATAAATGTCCAATGTACGTGTTGCTATGTTGTTATAGAGTTGTACATATAGCGCTATATAcctataataatgtaatatagtaaaatgaTACTTAAACACTGTAAATATAACACCATAAGtaaaagttataaataatagtgCCATAAAAAGCAGTAATTATGACGAACATGTCAGAATaagttataaataatatatttgattttaCCACCACTATATTCAgcatttatgtaattatttctttgttattctcctttaaatatataaaatatttttttttaatttcttcattttattcttcttcatttcgcttattttttttcgaggcgaaaaagaaaattaagaCATTGTTATAATTCTGAATGGTCCATATAATTACattgaaaaatgtaaaaagaaatatgatTACCAGCTGCTTTGTATTAATGAATTTTcgtacattttattaatgtgAATAAGTTAAACTTAAACAAGCAAGTTTTAACAAGCATGATGAGTACATATAGATATGTCTActgttatattaaaaaaaaagaaatatagcccacaaaaaattagtattattttatagacATGTAAAGGGGGTTAATAAAAcgtattttattcattttgtacatatctatatatatctaaatatacatatacatatatatacatatacatatatatacatatacatatatatacatatacatgtacatatataatgcaACTTGATAAAAATCGTAAGAATAATTGTCTTTACATTGCTAACTCATTGGTAACATATGActctaaatattttatcattttcgCATGTCTCCAACAGCTACtatgtatgtttattcaGGTAATAACTTTATGTATACAAGTtgaaacaattttttttaatcttatCCATACACATACAAAATAGGAAATTTGTAAGTTGATAAGTTATAGAATTCTTTTCAAATGttaatagtatatatacgcatgaatgtatctatctatatatatatatatatacttaaaggTTTGTCATACTGTTAGATAGCTAAATAACCTATATGTGAACAAATGTAGGTTTACAATTCCCCTTTTCCTACTAGTTAATCTTACTAGCGTGTACAATTTCGCCCTTCTTATAATTGTAGTAGTTATCTAAAGTGATAAATTAtgtgttcataaaaaagtagcacgaataaaaatataaaaaagaaatattttttgaaagttaaaaaaaaaaaaaaaaattaaatcgaattaaaataatttaaatataccaTCAGGAGTTATGGATCCTCCAACGGTTCCTCCTTTTGCGCTCTTagtgaaaagaaaaaaaaaatatatataatatgtattatgtaacATGTATTATGTAACATGTATTATGTACTACGTATTATGTACTACGTATTATGTACTACGTATTATGTACTACGTATTATGTAACATGTATTATGCACTACAATCATGTAAAATACAAAGTTACAAAATTCTATAATTTGCACaggaatacaaaaaataaacattgcctaattattaaaagaattactatgatttttttttttcggtCATCTGTTTTCCTTTTCCCATAAGGCACCTCTATATAATTCTTTCCTGCATAAGATGAAACagatattatgtaaaaattgctatataaatattttgtgtATATGATCATATGTGCATAGGCAGCTACGtgaattcttttattttaccaaCTATCAGGAAacctaatttattttttctatttatagGGGGTTCTAATGagcaaatgaaaaatatgttgTCCACATAGGATTTGGGCGAACAAGtatgatatatacatacatatatatacatatatatacatacatatatatatatatttatttatatgtatgtatctatataagtatatatatatgcttatatatgtataagttaTGCATAAAAAAGCAAGGTTTTATATTTACGGGAACAAAGTATTGCCATGTCATCcgcttttttttctcccccCAGCTGCCTATTGTAATTCTTTAAGATTTAaggaaagaagaaaattgtggtataaatatatatatatatatatatgcacatacatatatgccctcatatatatgtgtttatttttaaagactGGTTTTGCTTTTGCACATCcgtttattatattacaaatacgATAAATTTGCAGTTAGGGATTTTGTTGCACCTTCATTtgaataaatttacaaaagaaaaaaataaataaaataaaataaaataaaaattaattctctatatacttaaaaaatacagtGGTTGGAAATCAATTATTGACCTATTTCcctattttgtaattttttttttaattttactctTCTGCCACTCCTTTAGGTGAAATGAATTTACTAATTTTCATCAAGACATGTTCCCTATCGCATTCCTgacaacatatataatttcagaAAACATTTCGTCCTTGTTAAGTGGTATGTGTAAAACGTTATAAGTTAAAGGTTAAGAGTTAAATGTTATACATTACATGTTATACATTACATGTTATACGTTATATGTTATACGTTATATGTTATACGTTATGCGTtacatgttatatttttttttttttttttctactgtTATTTTCAAATTAGTAGTACCCCAGATATGTTCAAAGAAATCAACTTGTAGTTCTTCAAATTTTCTGTAAGGCGTGAAAATTGAAACAAATTaccaacaaaaaaaaagaaatagaataaaaataaaaataatattatatagaataaaatagaataaaatagaataaaatataataaaat
This region includes:
- the LRR4.1 gene encoding leucine-rich repeat protein, which translates into the protein MDCVLSNQEIKKIVERNEAYYSVIELNDVLYLNNKFYRKIESLQNLQNLKTLYLNNNALESICGLDCCVNLIALYLNCNRISKIENLHSLKKLRILNLEDNNICEIENLDNLKNLEDLNLSNNCLGSKGSSNIVHLRENKKISILNISNNQINDDILDNLTHLENLSILYLMNNPILVKYKNYRKLFVYTLNRLTFLDYKPIKMEERRCVEAFFEGGLAKEMEEMEKIKKEKKTQHENSIECTISKITYGLQSFKQI
- the PmUG01_12017200 gene encoding ethanolamine-phosphate cytidylyltransferase, putative translates to MKKESGLMMRNEFLVNTIYNHGNLKKILGLLKSIKRNNKLDYVGKVCEQFNVDDEDEICRIFLNELKNMCKDDQINRNIVSDSNDNNMSKLHNMINNNSNSNSNSNSNNISNNNNSNNNNSNNNNSNNNNSNNNNSSNNNSNNNNSNNNNNSSNNNNSNNNNSNNNNGNNNNNSSNNTNSGSKGYLECNSDPIYGDIKDINSSPSNNSEEINEYDLNCSTSTLEKNNKSTRIYVDGIFDLSHSGHFNAMRQAKKLGDIVVVGINSDEDALNSKGVMPIYTQEERGALIAGCKWVDEVIVGTKYTVSMELLEKYNCDYAAHGSDVAYDRNGKCCYEEVRKNNKLKIFERSYGISSTTIINHLLQAVNSGNNNNSSSTFTANNDNSKNTSTAMSCNKGTNNNLNSCGDDNNYIYNQDEADSECNNINSNININTYSTNCVNGSGEKINFKKCKINPKELEEQFKNTEIVGTDNVTKLNDHISNVKNSLNKNKCYVTASQLYQFMENHDKKKKHRVVYVDGSFDIFHIGHLKILENAKKLGDYLLVGMHSDDVVRTMKGKYFPVVSLLERTLNVLAMKVVDDVVIGAPWVITESFIKRFHIDVVVRGTIVDYVYSHNEIDPYTIPKKLNIFRELSSESGITTFEIIQRIEKNKMCLMNSITKRKKNEENIWKVSSSYVLN
- the PmUG01_12017300 gene encoding conserved Plasmodium protein, unknown function; amino-acid sequence: ERACSIPLKKTSFDEEIKEYVKSFLILKNSQKEKIFNISKVLDICESKKRCDFVSYSPKRILRNSIFYEHEKELKHTGANWVCSGDKWVLSRPKKYWITAVKEDHIKENLKNYKLISLNISGECDREHVLMKISKFISPKGVAEECNKIPNCKFIVFNYNRQLGGEKKADDMAILCSQPPINRKNKLGFLIVGKNYIEVPYGKRKTDDRKKKIISAKGGTVGGSITPDVRLTSRKRGIVNLHLFTYRLFSYLTV